A stretch of Crossiella cryophila DNA encodes these proteins:
- a CDS encoding NACHT domain-containing protein, whose product MLVETALLKLGTAAVRTAAKLWLADDKIAAEVGASAVDLVSERFGSQRDKRRFARMVETFAEAVVDRLEPIIDTEFAGLPEHERTAAVLAVQDTFEQAALVDKDLFAADLDARHLDRALRRQAPGHDALLATDAKVLYELLLRESCGYVIEIARGLPTFSTAALTELLKRDTEIINGIREVLARLPQRDRGAGFDYDYRQQVARKLDYVELFGVTLDDASRRYPLSVAYISLTADTEDGRPARVEELLARSNKLFIRGEAGLGKTTLLHWIAVRSARRDFPDTLAAWNNTIPFFVPLRRYADRELPTPERFLDEVGRHIADEMPKGWVQQHLRGGHAVVLIDGVDELAPTRREEARDWLRYLTLSFPEARWVITSRPGAAQPDWLATDGFLSLDLQPMTPADVRTFVQRWHAAMQSMCADDEAKREIESYHQNLRTQLDTRNHLRRLAGYPLLCALLCALHKDRRAALPDNRMELYEVALHMLLERRDAERRLPSPPGLNRTEKTLLLGDLAYWLIRNERSDIETDRAIEHLGRRLNSMAQVQAGAEEVYRHLLVRSGLLREQVEGRVDFVHRTFQEYLAARSAMQDFDDVDLLLKNASSWHEVFVLAVGHASSHQREALLTGLTATKGKRNLQLLALACLETAPDLNAELRAEIKRQAADLVPPKSRTQARVFASAGAFALDLLANANPGTDKEMVATIRALAETELPEAIPLLARFAEAKGTARRELLAAWDRFDRDEYARVVLAEHQTVLLVQDVDPALRHLRGLRRLYVSKGGDLRYVPPGVRELVVTGPTELSTLPALPKLRMLRLSRIEDISDLSPLRAAPRLEYLILDPNGSPANLDVATLLAMKALRRLEITCADSTVLGGPLYDRAELQVIWRPRNDDRPADPEDPRGDRKTQ is encoded by the coding sequence GTGTTGGTCGAAACCGCCCTGCTCAAACTGGGCACCGCCGCCGTCCGCACCGCAGCCAAGCTGTGGCTGGCCGACGACAAGATCGCCGCCGAGGTCGGCGCCAGCGCGGTGGACCTGGTGTCCGAGCGGTTCGGCAGCCAGCGGGACAAGCGCCGTTTCGCCCGGATGGTGGAGACCTTCGCCGAGGCCGTGGTGGACCGGCTCGAACCCATCATCGACACCGAGTTCGCCGGCCTGCCCGAGCACGAGCGCACCGCCGCGGTGCTCGCCGTCCAGGACACCTTCGAGCAGGCCGCCCTGGTGGACAAGGACCTCTTCGCCGCCGACCTGGACGCCCGGCACCTGGACCGCGCGCTGCGCCGCCAGGCCCCCGGCCACGACGCCCTGCTCGCCACCGACGCCAAGGTGCTCTACGAGCTGCTGCTGCGGGAGTCCTGCGGTTACGTCATCGAGATCGCCCGCGGCCTGCCCACCTTCAGCACCGCCGCGCTGACCGAGTTGCTCAAGCGGGACACCGAGATCATCAACGGCATCCGCGAGGTGCTGGCCCGCCTGCCCCAGCGCGACCGCGGCGCAGGTTTCGACTACGACTACCGCCAGCAGGTGGCCCGCAAACTCGACTACGTCGAACTCTTCGGCGTCACCCTGGACGACGCCAGCAGGCGCTACCCGCTCAGCGTGGCCTACATCAGCCTCACCGCCGACACCGAGGACGGCAGACCGGCCAGGGTCGAGGAACTGCTGGCCAGGAGCAACAAACTCTTCATCCGCGGCGAGGCGGGCCTTGGCAAGACCACCCTGCTGCACTGGATCGCCGTGCGCAGTGCCCGCCGCGACTTCCCGGACACCCTGGCCGCCTGGAACAACACCATCCCGTTCTTCGTCCCCCTGCGCCGCTACGCCGACCGGGAACTGCCCACCCCGGAACGATTCCTGGACGAGGTCGGCAGGCACATCGCCGACGAGATGCCCAAGGGCTGGGTGCAGCAACACCTCCGCGGCGGCCACGCGGTGGTCCTGATCGACGGCGTGGACGAGCTGGCCCCCACCCGTCGTGAAGAGGCCCGCGACTGGCTCCGCTACCTGACCCTGTCCTTCCCCGAGGCCCGCTGGGTGATCACCTCCCGCCCGGGAGCCGCCCAACCGGACTGGCTGGCCACCGACGGCTTCCTGAGCCTGGACCTCCAGCCGATGACCCCGGCCGATGTCCGCACTTTCGTGCAGCGCTGGCACGCCGCCATGCAGTCGATGTGCGCCGACGACGAGGCCAAGAGGGAAATCGAGTCCTACCACCAGAACCTGCGCACCCAGTTGGACACCCGCAACCACCTCCGCCGCCTGGCGGGCTACCCGTTGCTGTGTGCCTTGTTATGCGCGCTGCATAAGGACCGCCGGGCCGCGCTGCCGGACAACCGGATGGAGTTGTACGAGGTCGCCCTGCACATGCTGCTGGAACGCCGAGACGCCGAACGCAGGCTTCCGTCGCCACCCGGCCTGAACCGCACGGAGAAAACCCTGCTGCTGGGCGATCTCGCGTACTGGCTGATCCGCAATGAGCGCAGCGACATCGAAACCGACCGGGCCATCGAGCATCTCGGCCGTCGCCTGAATTCCATGGCCCAGGTCCAAGCCGGAGCGGAAGAGGTCTACCGGCACCTGCTGGTTCGCTCCGGCCTGCTCCGCGAACAGGTGGAAGGCCGGGTGGACTTCGTGCACCGGACCTTCCAGGAATACCTGGCCGCCCGCTCGGCCATGCAGGACTTCGACGACGTCGACCTGCTGCTGAAGAACGCGTCCAGCTGGCACGAGGTCTTCGTCCTCGCCGTCGGCCACGCCTCCAGCCACCAGCGCGAGGCCCTGCTCACCGGCCTTACCGCGACCAAGGGCAAACGCAATCTCCAACTGCTCGCCCTCGCCTGCCTGGAAACCGCCCCGGACCTCAATGCCGAGCTGCGTGCCGAGATCAAGCGTCAAGCCGCCGACCTGGTGCCACCGAAGTCCCGTACCCAGGCCCGGGTGTTCGCCTCCGCCGGAGCCTTCGCCCTCGACCTGCTCGCGAACGCCAATCCCGGCACGGACAAGGAAATGGTGGCGACCATCAGAGCACTCGCGGAGACCGAACTGCCCGAGGCGATACCGCTACTGGCCAGATTCGCCGAGGCCAAGGGAACAGCCCGGCGCGAACTGCTGGCGGCGTGGGACCGGTTCGACCGAGACGAGTACGCGCGGGTCGTGCTCGCTGAACACCAGACCGTGCTGCTGGTGCAAGACGTCGATCCGGCATTGCGTCATCTGCGCGGGCTCCGGCGCCTGTACGTTTCCAAGGGCGGCGACCTGCGATATGTCCCGCCTGGCGTGCGCGAACTCGTCGTGACCGGGCCGACCGAGCTGAGCACGCTGCCCGCATTGCCCAAGCTGCGAATGCTCCGCCTGAGTCGCATCGAGGACATCAGCGATCTGTCCCCGCTCAGAGCCGCGCCTCGGCTTGAGTACCTCATTCTCGATCCGAACGGAAGCCCGGCGAACCTTGACGTGGCCACGCTCCTTGCGATGAAGGCCCTGCGCCGCCTGGAGATCACCTGCGCTGATTCCACTGTTCTTGGCGGCCCGCTGTATGACCGCGCCGAGCTGCAGGTCATTTGGCGGCCTCGAAACGACGATCGCCCCGCAGACCCAGAGGATCCGCGGGGCGACCGAAAAACCCAGTGA